The Magnolia sinica isolate HGM2019 chromosome 10, MsV1, whole genome shotgun sequence genome includes a window with the following:
- the LOC131217239 gene encoding glycine-rich RNA-binding protein 4, mitochondrial-like, translating to MLIVRSLGRPSLLFRSYCAQPSPSSPTSRLFVGGLSWSVDEKSLKDAFSSFGEVTEVRIMYDRNSGRSRGFGFVHFSDTENATCAKDAMDGKALLGRPLRINFAIDKVRGGPVVVPRLSSIEGEATSQKS from the coding sequence ATGCTGATTGTTAGGAGCCTGGGCCGCCCATCTTTACTTTTTCGCTCGTATTGTGCACAGCCCTCCCCTTCCTCCCCCACTTCTAGGCTCTTTGTTGGAGGTCTATCATGGTCGGTCGATGAGAAGTCATTGAAGGATGCTTTCTCTTCCTTTGGAGAAGTCACCGAAGTCAGGATCATGTACGACAGAAACTCTGGGAGATCAAGAGGCTTTGGATTTGTACATTTTTCAGACACTGAAAATGCTACATGTGCTAAGGATGCCATGGATGGAAAGGCTTTGTTAGGTCGGCCTTTAAGGATAAATTTTGCCATTGACAAGGTCCGTGGGGGGCCTGTGGTAGTCCCTCGACTTTCCTCCATTGAAGGAGAGGCCACCAGCCAAAAATCATAA
- the LOC131217236 gene encoding probable protein phosphatase 2C 59 — translation MGYINSGISASGPRVEESPVSGGGLSQNGKFSYGYASSPGKRASMEDFYETRIDGVDGEIVGLFGVFDGHGGARAAEYVKQNLFSNLINHPKFISDTKSAIADAYNHTDSEFLKTDVTHNRDAGSTASTAILVGDRLLVANVGDSRAVICRGGNAIAVSRDHKPDQTDERQRIEDAGGYVIWAGTWRVGGVLAVSRAFGDRLLKQFVVADPEIQEEVVDSSLEFLILASDGLWDVVTNEEAVSMIKSIEDPEQAARRLMQEAYQRGSADNITCVVVRFLACQEEPIQQQS, via the exons TCAGAATGGGAAGTTTAGCTACGGATATGCAAGCTCTCCAGGGAAAAGGGCTTCAATGGAAGACTTTTATGAAACCAGAATTGATGGTGTCGATGGCGAAATAGTTGGTCTGTTTGGAGTATTTGATG GTCATGGCGGTGCTCGAGCCGCAGAGTATGTTAAACAAAATCTCTTCAGTAATTTGATCAACCATCCAAAGTTCATTTCTGATACCAAATCAGCTATCG CCGATGCTTACAACCACACAGATTCggaatttctcaagacagatgtCACTCATAACAGAGATGCTGGCTCAACAGCTTCCACTGCAATTCTTGTTGGGGATCGTTTGCTGGTTGCGAATGTTGGGGACTCAAGGGCTGTTATCTGCAGGGGTGGAAATG CTATAGCTGTTTCACGGGATCACAAGCCAGACCAAACTGACGAACGGCAACGGATTGAGGATGCTGGAGGATACGTGATTTGGGCCG GCACTTGGCGCGTTGGTGGTGTACTTGCTGTCTCCCGTGCATTCGGTGACAGGCTCTTGAAGCAATTTGTTGTTGCAGATCCGGAGATTCAG GAAGAGGTGGTCGATAGCTCCCTCGAGTTTCTTATCCTTGCGAGTGACGGACTGTGGGACGTTGTTACAAACGAG GAGGCAGTTTCCATGATTAAATCCATCGAAGACCCTGAACAGGCGGCAAGGAGGCTGATGCAGGAAGCCTATCAAAGAGGCAGTGCAGACAACATCACCTGTGTCGTGGTCCGTTTCTTGGCCTGCCAAGAGGAACCAATTCAGCAGCAGAGCTGA